GATAACCTCGAACGGAGAAGAGCAGCGGCGGCAGGATTGCGGAATTGACAACTGAGACAGCGGCTCCCTTGCAAAGGAGAACACCCCGACAAACGCGAGAGAGATAACGAGCGCTTCCACATGTTGACCGGAGTGATTGATGACTTCCCCGCTGGTCCTTCCGTGATGTTTTCAACTACGACGTTATCACCTTCCCTATCAGCATGGTCCCGTGACTTCGCGCCGTTCCATGGTTTCCCCCTGCCCTTACTGTGGTACATTAAGACGTTCACAACTCGACCACATCTTACATTACCATTATTCATTTTCTAGGCAACAGGCCGCACAGGATTATCCATGGCTGACCAAATCTTACTGTCAAACTTCAGACAACCCAGCAAATGGGGGAAGCGACGACTCAGAATACTAATAAAGAGGCCTTTTTCAAAGGACTCGAGGAGTTGGATGATTTGATGGGTAACGATAATGATAACGAGgctggtgatggtgatgactTTGCTCGCCTTATAAGTTTTTCGAGAAGAGGTGTGGAATATTTGGACTCTACGCCTTCGTTCGTGGCTacttcttcgtcgtcttcagCGGGTTTGGAACTCTCCTACACGAATACCGTGCCCGAGTCTTCGTTTAAGAGTCAAACGGCATCTAGGACAGACGAGATGGTGTCGACGGCGAAGAGACCACCGCCGTTGAAGACCGTAAAGACAACAGGGACTCTGTCCGAGGGGAAACAGGAGGGCCCTCCTTGTAAGAGAAGGCGGACATATGCCGCCAGGACTGTGCCGGAACAGCAGCAGATCTTCAGAGGTCTTGTATTCTGTTAGTCCTTTCCCTGACTCGTGGTTAGTGAGAAAATGAGGAACTAACAGGCGTTTAGTCTTCTTCCCCAACAGCGATGTGTCTCCCGTACGACGTCTGCGGATCCAGCGTGCGCAGGAATACGGTGCCTTCTGGGCTAGGTCATGGGATAAGAATGTGACGCATGTGATTGTCGACAAAGGACTGAAGTATGAGGACGTCCTTCGTCATATGGAGCTGGACATTTTTCCGGCTACTATCGCcctggtggatgaaggctaTCCTGCTGAGTGTATCAAATTTCGATGTGTGCTAAATCCTGCGCAGTCGCGGTTTCGTGTCAGTGGGTTCCCATTGCCATCTGTGGCTAAAGAGCCATCTTTCGAGGTCGAGGAATCGTCAGGTGGTTCTCTGCCGCTCAAGCCGCCAAAGGGGCAACTGCAACATACCCCGACAGAGTCAGAGCAAATGTCGAGTGGTCAAGCTAATCAACCAGTTCAGGGACAGCAAATTGAGCCAGAGTCGGCCAATGTGCCCGCTAAAGAAGGTCCCACTCGTGAACGCGATGCCCTAGATGATATCATCGAGGAAACTAAAACCACGAAGGACCTGGTGAGTTAACCGATCATTGTTTTATTACTTTAACTGACGATTGCAGCCTTTGGACGAGTTAGAACCTGGAGAGGAAAATACAGATGCAGCAGATTCATCAGAGGGGTCCGAATTTGAGgcagaagaaagaagaaaaatgtcCTCGCAAAAGCCGGACCCAGTGGTAGAATCATGGCAGCAACGATTCGCGTGCATGCAGAAACACGAAGTGAATTCGGACTCCAAGAGCCCTAACAGCCGAACGATCGAGGTCTTGCAGCAAATGCTCGATTACTACGAGAGAACCGCAGACCACTGGCGAGTGATTGCCTATCGCAAGGCAATCAGTGCTCTTCGTAGACAACCCAAGAGGATTGTAACACGAACACAAGCTAGGGCGATTACGGGAATCGGACCACGGCTGGCAGACAAGATCGAGGAAATTGTTTTCACGAATCGGTTACGTCGCTTAGAGAATGCCAACTGTTCACCGGAGGACTTGATTCTCCAGAAGTTTCTGGGAGTGTACGGCGCTGGTGTTTCTCAAGCATCCCGATGGGTCGCTCAAGGGTTCAAGACGCTTGACGACTTGAAAGCGAAAGCGACCTTGACTAAGTTGCAACGGGTTGGAGTCGACCACTATGATGATTTCGCGCAACGTATTTCACGGAAGGAAGTCGAAGCACATGGTGCCATCGTCCAAAAAGCCGTCCACAAGGCCGATCCCAACATGCAAGCCATAATC
This Aspergillus chevalieri M1 DNA, chromosome 3, nearly complete sequence DNA region includes the following protein-coding sequences:
- a CDS encoding DNA-directed DNA polymerase IV (COG:L;~EggNog:ENOG410PJ61;~InterPro:IPR018944,IPR022312,IPR036420,IPR001357, IPR010996,IPR027421,IPR043519,IPR019843,IPR002008, IPR029398,IPR028207,IPR037160,IPR002054;~PFAM:PF10391,PF14716,PF14791,PF14792;~go_function: GO:0003677 - DNA binding [Evidence IEA];~go_function: GO:0003887 - DNA-directed DNA polymerase activity [Evidence IEA];~go_function: GO:0016779 - nucleotidyltransferase activity [Evidence IEA];~go_function: GO:0034061 - DNA polymerase activity [Evidence IEA];~go_process: GO:0006281 - DNA repair [Evidence IEA]), with the protein product MGEATTQNTNKEAFFKGLEELDDLMGNDNDNEAGDGDDFARLISFSRRGVEYLDSTPSFVATSSSSSAGLELSYTNTVPESSFKSQTASRTDEMVSTAKRPPPLKTVKTTGTLSEGKQEGPPCKRRRTYAARTVPEQQQIFRGLVFFFFPNSDVSPVRRLRIQRAQEYGAFWARSWDKNVTHVIVDKGLKYEDVLRHMELDIFPATIALVDEGYPAECIKFRCVLNPAQSRFRVSGFPLPSVAKEPSFEVEESSGGSLPLKPPKGQLQHTPTESEQMSSGQANQPVQGQQIEPESANVPAKEGPTRERDALDDIIEETKTTKDLPLDELEPGEENTDAADSSEGSEFEAEERRKMSSQKPDPVVESWQQRFACMQKHEVNSDSKSPNSRTIEVLQQMLDYYERTADHWRVIAYRKAISALRRQPKRIVTRTQARAITGIGPRLADKIEEIVFTNRLRRLENANCSPEDLILQKFLGVYGAGVSQASRWVAQGFKTLDDLKAKATLTKLQRVGVDHYDDFAQRISRKEVEAHGAIVQKAVHKADPNMQAIISGSYRRGAANSGDIDMLITRPDATIEQIRTLMMEAVVPDLFQQGFLQVNLASTSRGDGSKWHGASALPGSPIWRRIDLLFVPGSQIGAALIYFTGNDIFNRSMRLLASKKDMLLNQRGLYAYVLRGEQRKKLLEGRLVEGRDERRIFELLGVPWRPPEHRIC